One part of the Magallana gigas chromosome 5, xbMagGiga1.1, whole genome shotgun sequence genome encodes these proteins:
- the LOC105317307 gene encoding kelch domain-containing protein 9 isoform X2, whose protein sequence is MDTMIWNEVRAPNSPALSHHACIPLAKKYIVLIGGWNGKARTSSIVVFDTVKEEWIYPKVTGFPDDAGLSSHTASLLSNGSIIVIGREGTLRMQPGSEYTGNVYMLKGCLDRFEFHYEEYSRFTESRSGHTTSFIGPTLYIIGGRNDQLLEVHKGYRSGHPQNDLMENILTIAKSLPPMSKMPGGRKHHIAIEGPSTILIHGGETFRGQNSQPVGDILLMTNTPNINFYKVGTSKVERAGHACCVAQDRILFHGGFSGKDLIHGDTRELRIL, encoded by the coding sequence AAAAAGTACATTGTTTTGATTGGAGGGTGGAATGGGAAAGCTAGAACATCGTCCATTGTAGTTTTTGACACAGTAAAGGAGGAGTGGATTTATCCAAAGGTGACAGGTTTTCCCGACGATGCTGGTCTGAGTTCCCACACTGCCTCACTGCTGAGCAATGGGAGTATCATCGTGATAGGAAGGGAAGGAACTCTACGCATGCAACCAGGGAGTGAATATACAGGCAATGTGTACATGTTAAAGGGCTGTCTGGACAGATTTGAATTCCATTACGAGGAATATAGTCGCTTCACTGAGTCACGGTCGGGCCACACAACCAGCTTCATTGGTCCCACTCTGTACATCATCGGAGGGAGGAACGACCAGTTACTAGAGGTGCACAAAGGCTATCGAAGTGGACACCCCCAAAACGATCTGATGGAAAACATTCTCACCATTGCCAAATCCTTACCCCCAATGTCAAAAATGCCAGGAGGGCGCAAACATCACATTGCCATCGAAGGCCCCTCCACCATTCTTATTCATGGAGGTGAAACTTTTCGTGGCCAGAACTCGCAACCAGTGGGAGATATTCTCCTGATGACCAATACACCAAATATTAATTTCTACAAGGTGGGAACAAGTAAAGTTGAGCGGGCTGGCCATGCCTGTTGTGTAGCTCAGGACAGAATCCTTTTCCATGGAGGATTTAGTGGCAAAGATCTCATTCATGGTGATACCAGAGAGCTTAGAATTCTGTAA